AAAATAACTTTTTTGCCTGCGGAAAAGAAATTTTTTCGTTTTTTTCTCTTAAAAAGAAAGCATAAAAGAAACTTAACTGATGTCTGAATTTTGAATTTATCAATTGCTCATAAGATAGAAGAGCATCACTATATTTTTCAATTGGCTCCGGGATAAGTAGATAATCACAATCTTCTACCTGAGAATATATTTTAAATTTTCCTTCTCTATTCTTTTCTAAATCAAATCTAAGAAGTAAATTTCTACAAGTTATATTTTTGAAATTTTTTTTGATAATCTCAAATTTTAAGAAGTTATTAAATTCAGTAGGAATATCTAAACCGATATTTATTCTTTTTTCTTTACTTTCTTGAGCAAGCAAAGCAACAATTTCTTCTACAGGAGAATATGCAAACCTATTGGGATGAAGCATTCCTGTGCGATGAATCCTGTAAGCAAAATCAAGGGTAGTAAAATTATCTTTGGGTTCCTTATAACTTATAAGAAGAAACTGGAATATGCAGAAAATAAAAAGAACAGCAATCAGAGATTGTTTTATTTTCTGTAATCCATTTTTATCTATGTTTATATATTCCAAAAAATGGTTCAAAACATAGGCAATAACTAAGCCAGTAGCAGGTAGAACTGGTAGAGTATGCCGGGGAAAATCTTCAAAGGTAAAAAATAAATAAAATAAAATTGGAAAAGATAGCCAGCCAAAAATAATTGCCCGATAATGAGGTTTTAAGAAATAAAGAATCAGGCAAAAATAAAAAATTAAAGTAAATATGGGATAAAGCTGAAACTGTATAGGATTTAAAATTGTAAAGGTATACAAGTTGAAAAGGTTAAGGCCTCTGCCTCCCTTCAATAAATATAATTGTCCGAAATAATTAGTTAGATACCAGGGAAGAGTAATAATCAGGGGCAGAAAGATAAGAAAAATAATTTGCATAAGAGTAATTTTTTTAAATCTATAAACGGTCTGAAATAAATAAATAAGAAATGGCCCCACAAAATAGATTAGAAAAGTCTGTTTATGTAAAAGGCCAATGGCTATACTTAAACCTAAGAGGAAAGTCCATTTTTTGTTTTGAAAATATTCTGACTTAAGCATAAAAAATATAGAGAGAGTAACTAAGGCAGTAATAGGAAAATCTAACATATATACCCTTGAGAAACCAAAAATTCCAGGATAGAAACTGACCAGGAAACTGGCTACTAAGCCGGTTATTTCGTTGTCCAAGATTTTACCTATTCCATAAAGGGAAAAAATTAAAATAAAGAGATAAAAGAGATTGGATAAAATGGCTACTTGGGGAGAAGGTCTTAAAAGAAGAAAAAAGGGTAAGGTGATAAAATTCCTTAAAAAGGGATAGATTTGTTTAGGAGGGAAAATTAGTTCAAACCTTTCTTTAAAGGATAATTTTGGTAGAGTAAAAGCTTGATGGGCCATTAGAGAATATTGATAATATCCCAATTCGTCATAAATAAAAGGAGTATTGTCTTGAGAGACAATTGTAAAATTGTTTAGAGTATGGAAAAGAAAAATTAAAAGTAAAAAAAATTTAATTTTATTTTTTTGCCAGAAAAAGAATATGAAAGTCATTGTCTTTTATTTTTCTGAATTCAAAAGAAGGATAAATATTTATTAGTTTTAAATTTACTAAGCTGAGATACCTTTCCAATTCATAAGGAAAGTAAATTCTTAAAATATGCGTTTCTCTGTAGTTTTTAAGAAGAATATCTTTTTTGAATAACTTTAGATTATAATCAATTCTACAAATTTGTTTTAATTTATCAATTTTTATTTTTCCTTCACGGATTAGTTTGCTATTATTAAATTTTATCTCTTTGAAACTTTTGGGAGAAAGATAATCCATTACTTTAGATGCATTCCAGACTTCAAAAATAAAAATACCATTTTTCTTTAGGCTTTGATAGACATTTTTAAATAACCGCTTTAGTGATTTTATTTCCGTAATATAATTTACTACCGCAAACATAGAGATTACTACAGCAAATTTTTTTCTCGGTTTATAGTTCACAATATCTTTTACTAAAAATTTCCCCTTTAAATCTGCTTTGTTTAATTTTTCTTTGGCAATTTTAACCATATCTTCTGAAATATCCACTCCGGTAACCTGATATCCTCTTTTTATTAATCGCAGAGAATGATTTCCCGTTCCACAACCAAGGTCTAAGATGCTTTCAGGTTTTTTCTTTAAATAATTCTTAAATAACCTTTCCAGAAAATCGGTCTCTTTTTTATAATCCTTATCCTGATAGATTAAATCATAGAAATTGGCGTATTCAGAGTTAAAGCATTTACTTTGCATCTTAGTTTCTATAAGCGGTTAGATAGATTCTTAAAAATTGCAAAAATTCTCTGATTTTTATTTTATAAGGTAATCCCTTCATTAGATAATAACCATCCCAGAGATTTCCCAGAAACCGAAAGAGACCATTATTTTTAAAAGAGAAGAATTTCTGCAGGAGAAATAAAAAATTACTATTCCGGGAAAGAAAGCTAAAGAAACAGCGTAAGTTTTCTATTTTATTTAATTCTTTTTTGTCTTTAAATTTTAAAATTGAATAATGATGATAATTTACCGGGAGTTTTTCATATTCACCCTCAAAATAATCATTCTTGATTGCATATTCAGTCAACTTTAATCCGGGATAGGGCGTAAAAAAAGAAGCAATAGCAATGTCTGGTTTGATTAGAGAATTTAATTTTAAAGTTTCCAGAGATAATTTATAGGTTTCCCCAGGTAATCCCAGCATATTTTCGGTAAGGATTTTTATTCCAAATTTATTTAAAATTTTTACATTTTTAATAATTGTTTCATTAGAAATATTTTTGTTTAAGATATTTTTTCTTATCTCTTCGTTTCCGGTTTCAATCCCTACATGCACAAGATAACAATTTGCCTCTTTTAAAAGAGAAACTATTTCTTCACTACAATTATCAAGACGGATGTTACAGGAAAAAGGAATGCCGATATGTTTACGATAGAGAGGAGAAAACTTCTTTAGCCAATTTAGGTCTAAAGTAAAAACATCATCCACAAAATAGATGGATTTTATTTCTCTTAAGCTTCTTGCATATTCAATTTCCGCACAGATATTCTCGGGACTCCTTGAACGATAGATAAAACTGTAGTTTTTATAAAGTTCATTATAGGCATGATTAAAACAATAACTACATTGATAGGGACATCCCCGGTGAGCAATTATTTCCTGACGCTTCCAGAGCTTTAAATGGGGGAATTTTTTAAGGAATAATTCAGTATCCGGAAAGGGTAAAATGTCTAAATCCCTAATTAGCGGTCCGACAAAATTTTTAAATATTTTACCATCTTTCCTAATCCAGAAATTGGGTATTTTTTCTGGTAGTTCTTTATTTTTTTCCACCAATTGGACAAAGTTTAATAAAGCATTTTCTCCTTCCCCAATACATATGGCATCTATACCTGAATACCCAATTATTTGCGGAAAAAAAGTAGGATGCGGTCCACCTAAAACAGAGTAGAATTTCATTCTTTCTTTTAATTCCTGATTGAATTGAATAAAATTATGTTGACTTCCTGTGAATACTGTATAGCCAATTATTGCCGGACGAAATTTCAAAAGCTGATTAAGATGATGGTTTCCCATTTCAAATACCTCTACTGCGTATTCCCTTTTCTTTAATAGAGAAACTAAATAGGCAATGCCCAGAGGGATAGAAAAGCGCATTTTGTCTATAATAAAGGCAATTTTCATTGAAAATCATTTTATTATAGAATATTATATAAATCAATATAAACGATGAAAATTATTTTTATTACCCGTGAAGGTTATGATTTAGCGGGAGCAAGGATCCGTTGTTACAATTTTGCTAAGGAATTGAGAAAGTATGGCTTAAATACCGAAGTTCTATCTTTTGCAGATACCTTGGGAGCAAAATCGGGAAAAGAAGAATATAAATTAAGATCGATTGATAAAATAAGATATAATATTAAAGCCATACAAAAATTAAAGAAAGAAAAAGATACTATATTTTTTTTAAACCGTTTTCATTATCATTCCTTTGCTCCCTGGCTACTACATCTAATAAAGAGAAACAAAATAATTTTTGATTTGGATGACTGGGAGTTTAGAGAGAATCCCAAATATTATTTTGGGATTTTGCCAAGTTCCAAAGCAGAGTTTTTGGCCAGAAAATTGGCAAAAACCGCTTCTGTCTGTATTGGAGCAAGTAGATTTTTGGTAGATTATTTACTTCAGTTTAATAAAAAAGCCTATTATGTCCCTTCAGTGGTAGATACGGATTTATTTAGACCCAAAGGAAATAAAAGAAGCGATGGGAAAATTATTTTTTCCTGGATAGGAACAATGCACAGAAAAACTGATATAGAAAATATCAAATTTGTTATTGAATGTTTTTTAGAATTGAGAAGAAAATATGAAAATATTTTTTTAGAGATCGCTGGAGATGGAATTTATTTTAGCGATTTGAAAGCAATTTTAGAGGAAATAGGAGATAATAATATTTCTTTAAAAGGTTGGATTAATCCGGACAATATGCCGGATTATCTTTCTTCAATTGATATAGGTTTAGTTCCCTTAATTCAAAAGACAAAATTCAATTTTGCTAAAAGTCCGGTTAAGTTATTTGAATATATGGCGATGGCAAAATCTATTGTTTGTAGTGATATTGGTGAGTGTAGCCATATCATCAGAGATGGAGAAAATGGATTCTTAGGAAGAAACAGAGAAGATTTTATAAAAAAAATGGAAATTTTGATAAAAGATAAAAAGTTACGCGAGGATTTAGGGAGAAATTCCCGAATGGAAGTTGAGGGAAAATTTTCACTTGGGGAAATAGGAAAAGATTTATTTAAAATTTTGTCAAAATTATAAGGGAGACAAAAATGAGAAAATTTTTCGTTTTGCTTATCTCTATTTTATTCCTGTATTTCCTTTTTGGTTTCAAGAAAAATGTTCAAAAGCCAAATGTTATTTTAATCACTATAGATTCTCTGCGTCCTGACCATCTTGGCTGTTACGGATATCATAGAAATACCTCACCCAACATTGATAAGTTGGCAAGAGAAGGGGTTATTTTTAAAAATGTTATTGCCCAATCCAATCATACCTCCTCTTCTTTACCTTCCATAATGACCTCTACTTATTTACACACACATCGTGTTTATGATTATGGCTATGATTTAGATAAGAATTTATCCACTTTGGCAGAGATTATGAAGGCAAATGGTTATCAAACCTGGTCCTGGATAGGAAATAGGGATATTCTTACAGGGGCAAACTATTTAGAACATGGATTTGATGTACAAGAGAGTTTCACTGTTAAAGAAAGTAGAAAGATAATCTATGGAGTAATAGAAAAAATAAAAGCAAATTATAAAAAAAGTCCAATTTTTCTCTGGGTCCATTATTTTGATACCCATGCTCCTTATGATGTTCCTGAACCTTATCCCTCCTTTTTTCCTTATTATGATATAGTAAATATTCCTATTTTATCTTCTACCTCTGAACGGCCAGAAGATTATGAAGGGAGAGGAGGAATCCCCGGCTATGTTGCTGAGTTTGGAATTACCAATGTAGATTATTATATTGCTAAATATGACCGAGCGATAAATTATGTAGATGCTCAGATTGGCTTATTGACAGAGACTTTGGAGAAATTAAGATTAGATAATCGTACACTTATTATTATAACTGCTGACCACGGTGAATTTCTTGGAGAGCACAACATTTTCTTTTCCCATGTGATTCCCATGTTTGATGAAGTAATTAAGGTTCCCTTAATTATAAAATACAAAGGGAGGCTTCCAGAGAATAGAGTAATAGAGACCCAGGTAGAAACCATAGATATTATGCCCACAATCTTAGATTTAGTAGGGATAAAAAAACCCCCTTATATTCAAGGGGTTAACCTTTTTTCTTTTTTTAGGAAATTTAAAAAATATGCGCTTAGTGAAAATGGAAAGAAAGGAGTGTTTCACTATTGTATACGAACGAATGGTTGGAAATTACTTTCGCGAGATATTAATCGTGATATATTAAGACTTGTGAGATTTGAGGATATTTTGAATGAGTATAATTTTATGGTGGTGGATAAGAAAGAGTTTAAAAACATAATTAGTTCTCGTAAACGCATAAATGAAGATTTGGCTTTAAACAAAGAAAAGATTTCTCCGCTTCTTAAATGGATTGCGCAAGAGAATATGCCTATACTGTGGTTTCATAATTGTGAAAATTCTCAAGAGTGTTTACAGAATTTTTATGAGAATATATATCTTACTGATCTGGATTATTGTTTATATTTAAACAAATTCAGGACAGAATTTCCTTACTCCTCAAGTGAAATAGAGATACTCTTGGAGGAAGCAGATAAATTATCCTCTGATAAGGTAATTGCATTTTTACTTACAGCTAAGAAAGAGAGAAATATTTCAGATATTGCAGAGAATGGTAACTGGTATAAATTATATCAGGGGTTTTTTGTGGGCCCTAAGTGGTATGCCTTGTTTAATCTTAAGGAAGACCCTAAGGAAAAACAAAATTTATTCTATCTCGAAGAAAAGGTAAGGTTCTTAGAAAAAAAATATATTTCTCTGGTTAAAAAATCGAAAAAATTCAGGTCTATCAAAATAAATTTAGATAAGGAGACAAAAGAGAGATTAAAGGGATTAGGTTATCTGCAATAAAAAAATTTTGGGTTCAATTATTTTGGATGAACTAGAAAGTCAAAGTAATTTGACAAAACAGGACAGTCCTTTATTGTAAAATTACATCAGCGGTGAGTATTATTTTACTAATTATGGGAAGTTTAATTCTTAAGAATTTTATCTTTAAAAATAGAGAGATGAATAAAGAAATAAAATCATATTCAAAAAATAAACTTAAAATTTTAGGTTTTTTTGCCGGTTTTATTGATGCTATTGGTGGAGGGGGATGGGGTCCAATATATACCTCTACCCTTGTGGTTGGAGGAACAGAACCTAACAAAGTAGTGGGTTCGGTTAATTTTGCTAAGTTTTTTGTTGCATTGGTGATGAGCTTTACATTTTTATCTCTTTTAAAGCCTGAAAATTTTCGCTGGGATATCGTCTTAGCGCTTTCCATAGGAGGAATTATTTCAGATCCTTTTGCCGCCTACATCTGTAATAAACTTCCAAAGCGTATTTTGGGGATTTTGGTAAGATTAATGGTAATCATTTTAAGCATATGGAGACTCTTAAGATGTCAGATTTAGATGAACTGGAGAACCAGAGTATTTTTATAATTCGTGAAGCATACTGGCGGTATCGGGCTAAGTTAGCGGTTTTATGGAGCTGTGGTAAAGATTCTACTACTATGCTTTATTTAATCAGAAAAGCTTTTTTAGGAGATATTCCTCTTTCGGTAATTCATATTGATACCAGTTTTAAATTTAAAGAAATTTACAAATTTAGAGATAATTTAGTAAAGAAATGGCATCTGAAATTGATTGTGGCAAAAAATGAACTGGCTCTGAAAGAAGGGATGTCTCCAGAAAAAGGAAGATTTGAATGCTGTAATGCCTTAAAGACAGAAGCCCTGAAACAGACCATTAAAAAATATGGCTTTCAGGCTCTATTTCTTGCTATAAGAAGAGACGAACACGCAATTAGAGCCAAAGAGAGATTCTGGTCTCCTCGGGATAAAGATTTTAAATGGGATTATCAAAACCAGCCCTTAGAGATGTGGGCAGAATTTTCTAAGGCAAAGGAAGAAAATGAGATACATTTTCGCATTCATCCTCTGCTTTCTTGGAGGGAAATTGATATCTGGGGATATATAAAAAGAGAAAAAATTCCCATAATAAATTTATATTTTGCGAAAAAAGGTAAAAGATATAGAAGTATTGGTTGTGAACCATGCTGTGAACCAGTGCCTTCAGAGGCTAATACCATTGATAAAATTATTAAAGAGCTTGAAGAGACAAAAATTGCTGAAAGAACAGGACGTGCTCAGGATAAAGAGAAAGCCTATATGATGCAGAAATTGAGGACCTTAGGATATATGTAGGTATTGAAGAAATATGGTTTGATGAACACAGATAAATAGAGTAGTAAATGATAAAGATAGTATTTTTGGGAGAGTTGGATTGTGGTAAATCCACACTCATCGGTAGACTTTTATATGATACGGATTCTATTCCTCAGGAGGTAAAAGAGGAATTTTTGAAAATCTCACAGCAATATGGCAGAGAGTTAGAATTCGCATATCTATTAGACAGTTTTGAGGAAGAAAGAAGAGGAGAATTTACCTTAGATACTACTCAGGTTTTTATAAACTATAAAGATAAAGAATACTTATTAATAGATGTTCCCGGGCATAAGGAACTCATAAAGAATATGCTTACAGGGACTTCCTATGCAAATTATGCGCTTTTAGTTTCTGATGTAGAAAAACCCTTGGAAGAACAGACAAAGAGACATATTTACCTTTTGAAATTTTTAGGAATAAAAAATTTTATTATCGTGATTAACAAAATGGATAAATTAGGATTTAATGAATTGTCTTTTAACAAAGCGGTAAGAGAGATAGGAAGTTTTCTGACAGAAATGGATTTAAATCCATTAGAAATTATCCCCGTTTCTGCTAAAGAAGGAGAAAATGTAGTATCCATCTCTTCTAAGATGGACTGGTATAAAGGAATGACTTTAATTGAGGCAATGGGTAATTTAACTACAGAGATTGATGAAGATAAGGATTTACGCTTTTTAGTTCAGGACATTTATTATCGTGGTAAAGAAGAGATAGTCTTGGGCCGAATTGTTTCTGGAAAACTAAGGGTTAGAGATAAGATAAGAATAGTTCCCGAGGGATGGGAAAGTAGAGTCAGGAAAATAGTTGTTTTTGGAAAAAATAAAAAAGAGGCAAAGGCTAAGGAAAGCATTGGACTGATTTTAGATAAAAAAGGATTAAAAAGGGGAAATATTATTTATAAAAAGATACCGCCCAATATTGCTTCTGAATTTAGGGTAAAGATTTTTTGTTTACTTCCTTTTAGAGAAAATGATGAATTTAGAATTAAAATTAATGTTCAAGAAAGCAACTGTTATATAATAAAAATAAATGAGGTTATAGAAACAGATTCCTTTAAAAAGAGATTTTCTACTGCAGTCAGGGCTACAGATGTTGCCGAGATTTTTTTAAAAACCGATAAGCCTTTGGTAATAGAAAATTTTTATAAGACAGAAGAATTGGGGAGATTTATTCTCTATAAAAATGGAGAAATTTTTACAGTGGGAATAATCCCTGAATAAGTAGCAATTTATAAATATGTTTCTCTATATTGATCCAGGGTCAGGATTTCCTTTTCTTACCGGTGCATCGTTTTTTTGGGCAATCCTTTTGGGATTTTTTGGTTTTCTTCTTTTATTCATTAAGCAATTTTTTAGATGGTTTAAAAAATTTTGGTGGATAATTATTTTTTTAATAATTATTTTTTTTCTATTAAAGTTTAAAGGAGAGGAAAGGATGAAGAAAAAAATAATCATTTTGGGGATAGATGCCATGGACCCTAAGATAACTGAGGGGTTAATTAGTGAAGGCAAATTACCCAATTTTTCTAAACTCAAAG
The DNA window shown above is from Candidatus Omnitrophota bacterium and carries:
- a CDS encoding glycosyltransferase family 39 protein, which gives rise to MTFIFFFWQKNKIKFFLLLIFLFHTLNNFTIVSQDNTPFIYDELGYYQYSLMAHQAFTLPKLSFKERFELIFPPKQIYPFLRNFITLPFFLLLRPSPQVAILSNLFYLFILIFSLYGIGKILDNEITGLVASFLVSFYPGIFGFSRVYMLDFPITALVTLSIFFMLKSEYFQNKKWTFLLGLSIAIGLLHKQTFLIYFVGPFLIYLFQTVYRFKKITLMQIIFLIFLPLIITLPWYLTNYFGQLYLLKGGRGLNLFNLYTFTILNPIQFQLYPIFTLIFYFCLILYFLKPHYRAIIFGWLSFPILFYLFFTFEDFPRHTLPVLPATGLVIAYVLNHFLEYINIDKNGLQKIKQSLIAVLFIFCIFQFLLISYKEPKDNFTTLDFAYRIHRTGMLHPNRFAYSPVEEIVALLAQESKEKRINIGLDIPTEFNNFLKFEIIKKNFKNITCRNLLLRFDLEKNREGKFKIYSQVEDCDYLLIPEPIEKYSDALLSYEQLINSKFRHQLSFFYAFFLREKNEKISFPQAKKLFFKLAHDIEKYKNNFELIQKITLPRNIFKSPYPRLYYLYRKINYKI
- a CDS encoding methyltransferase domain-containing protein, whose protein sequence is MQSKCFNSEYANFYDLIYQDKDYKKETDFLERLFKNYLKKKPESILDLGCGTGNHSLRLIKRGYQVTGVDISEDMVKIAKEKLNKADLKGKFLVKDIVNYKPRKKFAVVISMFAVVNYITEIKSLKRLFKNVYQSLKKNGIFIFEVWNASKVMDYLSPKSFKEIKFNNSKLIREGKIKIDKLKQICRIDYNLKLFKKDILLKNYRETHILRIYFPYELERYLSLVNLKLINIYPSFEFRKIKDNDFHILFLAKK
- a CDS encoding B12-binding domain-containing radical SAM protein, with amino-acid sequence MKIAFIIDKMRFSIPLGIAYLVSLLKKREYAVEVFEMGNHHLNQLLKFRPAIIGYTVFTGSQHNFIQFNQELKERMKFYSVLGGPHPTFFPQIIGYSGIDAICIGEGENALLNFVQLVEKNKELPEKIPNFWIRKDGKIFKNFVGPLIRDLDILPFPDTELFLKKFPHLKLWKRQEIIAHRGCPYQCSYCFNHAYNELYKNYSFIYRSRSPENICAEIEYARSLREIKSIYFVDDVFTLDLNWLKKFSPLYRKHIGIPFSCNIRLDNCSEEIVSLLKEANCYLVHVGIETGNEEIRKNILNKNISNETIIKNVKILNKFGIKILTENMLGLPGETYKLSLETLKLNSLIKPDIAIASFFTPYPGLKLTEYAIKNDYFEGEYEKLPVNYHHYSILKFKDKKELNKIENLRCFFSFLSRNSNFLFLLQKFFSFKNNGLFRFLGNLWDGYYLMKGLPYKIKIREFLQFLRIYLTAYRN
- a CDS encoding glycosyltransferase family 4 protein encodes the protein MKIIFITREGYDLAGARIRCYNFAKELRKYGLNTEVLSFADTLGAKSGKEEYKLRSIDKIRYNIKAIQKLKKEKDTIFFLNRFHYHSFAPWLLHLIKRNKIIFDLDDWEFRENPKYYFGILPSSKAEFLARKLAKTASVCIGASRFLVDYLLQFNKKAYYVPSVVDTDLFRPKGNKRSDGKIIFSWIGTMHRKTDIENIKFVIECFLELRRKYENIFLEIAGDGIYFSDLKAILEEIGDNNISLKGWINPDNMPDYLSSIDIGLVPLIQKTKFNFAKSPVKLFEYMAMAKSIVCSDIGECSHIIRDGENGFLGRNREDFIKKMEILIKDKKLREDLGRNSRMEVEGKFSLGEIGKDLFKILSKL
- a CDS encoding sulfatase, yielding MRKFFVLLISILFLYFLFGFKKNVQKPNVILITIDSLRPDHLGCYGYHRNTSPNIDKLAREGVIFKNVIAQSNHTSSSLPSIMTSTYLHTHRVYDYGYDLDKNLSTLAEIMKANGYQTWSWIGNRDILTGANYLEHGFDVQESFTVKESRKIIYGVIEKIKANYKKSPIFLWVHYFDTHAPYDVPEPYPSFFPYYDIVNIPILSSTSERPEDYEGRGGIPGYVAEFGITNVDYYIAKYDRAINYVDAQIGLLTETLEKLRLDNRTLIIITADHGEFLGEHNIFFSHVIPMFDEVIKVPLIIKYKGRLPENRVIETQVETIDIMPTILDLVGIKKPPYIQGVNLFSFFRKFKKYALSENGKKGVFHYCIRTNGWKLLSRDINRDILRLVRFEDILNEYNFMVVDKKEFKNIISSRKRINEDLALNKEKISPLLKWIAQENMPILWFHNCENSQECLQNFYENIYLTDLDYCLYLNKFRTEFPYSSSEIEILLEEADKLSSDKVIAFLLTAKKERNISDIAENGNWYKLYQGFFVGPKWYALFNLKEDPKEKQNLFYLEEKVRFLEKKYISLVKKSKKFRSIKINLDKETKERLKGLGYLQ
- a CDS encoding sulfite exporter TauE/SafE family protein, whose protein sequence is MGSLILKNFIFKNREMNKEIKSYSKNKLKILGFFAGFIDAIGGGGWGPIYTSTLVVGGTEPNKVVGSVNFAKFFVALVMSFTFLSLLKPENFRWDIVLALSIGGIISDPFAAYICNKLPKRILGILVRLMVIILSIWRLLRCQI
- the cysD gene encoding sulfate adenylyltransferase subunit CysD, whose protein sequence is MSDLDELENQSIFIIREAYWRYRAKLAVLWSCGKDSTTMLYLIRKAFLGDIPLSVIHIDTSFKFKEIYKFRDNLVKKWHLKLIVAKNELALKEGMSPEKGRFECCNALKTEALKQTIKKYGFQALFLAIRRDEHAIRAKERFWSPRDKDFKWDYQNQPLEMWAEFSKAKEENEIHFRIHPLLSWREIDIWGYIKREKIPIINLYFAKKGKRYRSIGCEPCCEPVPSEANTIDKIIKELEETKIAERTGRAQDKEKAYMMQKLRTLGYM
- a CDS encoding GTP-binding protein produces the protein MIKIVFLGELDCGKSTLIGRLLYDTDSIPQEVKEEFLKISQQYGRELEFAYLLDSFEEERRGEFTLDTTQVFINYKDKEYLLIDVPGHKELIKNMLTGTSYANYALLVSDVEKPLEEQTKRHIYLLKFLGIKNFIIVINKMDKLGFNELSFNKAVREIGSFLTEMDLNPLEIIPVSAKEGENVVSISSKMDWYKGMTLIEAMGNLTTEIDEDKDLRFLVQDIYYRGKEEIVLGRIVSGKLRVRDKIRIVPEGWESRVRKIVVFGKNKKEAKAKESIGLILDKKGLKRGNIIYKKIPPNIASEFRVKIFCLLPFRENDEFRIKINVQESNCYIIKINEVIETDSFKKRFSTAVRATDVAEIFLKTDKPLVIENFYKTEELGRFILYKNGEIFTVGIIPE